A genomic segment from Geitlerinema sp. PCC 7407 encodes:
- a CDS encoding glycosyltransferase family 4 protein, with amino-acid sequence MRILHLLNHVQEIGNGIVNVAVDLACAQASAGCTVVVASAGGGYEDLLARHGVRHALLDQRRRPSNLLPMARRYRAIAQECQPDIVHAHMMTGVVLARSLRGNQSYSLVSTVHNEFQRSAILMGLADRVVAVSEAVARSMMRRGVPAAKLRVICNGALHTPRQRRNLDPLPLQRPAIATVAGMYHRKGIAELIEAFSQVAAQFPAAHLYLIGNGPDRRQFEQLAAQTPWGDRIHFEGFQPDPQRYLQSTDIFVLASRREPFGLVLAEARAAGCAVVASDVDGIPEVLEHGRTGWLVPPADSEAIAQALTALLQDPTQLAYWKGRAQQNLDWLSVDRMHRETLALYAELQPSQSAISHAQKSLTPMQR; translated from the coding sequence ATGCGTATCCTCCATCTGTTGAATCACGTCCAAGAAATTGGCAACGGCATTGTGAACGTGGCAGTGGATTTGGCCTGCGCCCAGGCCTCGGCGGGCTGCACAGTGGTCGTCGCTTCGGCGGGAGGCGGCTACGAAGATCTCTTGGCGCGCCATGGAGTCCGCCACGCGCTGCTAGATCAGCGCCGCCGTCCCAGCAATCTGCTGCCCATGGCGCGCCGCTATCGGGCGATCGCCCAAGAGTGTCAGCCGGACATCGTCCACGCCCACATGATGACGGGGGTGGTGCTGGCGCGATCGCTGCGAGGCAATCAGTCTTATAGTCTGGTCTCCACGGTCCACAATGAGTTTCAGCGCAGCGCCATCCTCATGGGCCTGGCCGATCGCGTGGTGGCGGTCAGCGAGGCGGTGGCGCGATCGATGATGCGGCGCGGCGTCCCGGCGGCGAAGCTGCGCGTGATCTGCAATGGGGCGCTGCACACGCCCCGCCAGCGCCGCAATCTCGATCCGCTGCCTCTCCAGCGACCGGCGATCGCCACGGTGGCCGGCATGTATCACCGCAAGGGCATCGCTGAGCTGATTGAGGCCTTTTCTCAGGTGGCAGCCCAGTTCCCGGCGGCCCATCTCTATCTCATTGGCAATGGACCGGATCGGCGACAGTTTGAGCAGCTAGCCGCCCAGACTCCCTGGGGCGATCGCATTCACTTTGAGGGCTTTCAGCCCGATCCCCAGCGCTACCTTCAATCCACCGATATTTTTGTGCTGGCGTCGCGGCGAGAACCCTTTGGGCTGGTGCTGGCGGAGGCTCGGGCCGCAGGGTGTGCCGTTGTTGCCAGTGATGTCGACGGGATTCCTGAGGTGCTAGAGCACGGCCGGACGGGATGGCTGGTCCCACCGGCTGACAGCGAGGCGATCGCCCAGGCCCTGACGGCGCTGCTCCAAGACCCGACGCAGCTTGCCTACTGGAAGGGCCGCGCCCAGCAAAATCTTGACTGGCTCAGCGTTGACCGGATGCACCGGGAAACCCTGGCGCTCTACGCAGAACTACAGCCCTCTCAAAGTGCTATTTCTCATGCCCAAAAGTCTCTCACACCGATGCAGCGCTGA
- a CDS encoding phosphomannose isomerase type II C-terminal cupin domain — translation MVAQSQIDPSSEYDAPIAAVALASVAATELRPWGSFTVLETGRGYKIKRIEVKPSHRLSLQMHHHRSEHWIVVSGTAKVTCGEDVRILYCNQSTYVPQCVKHRLENPGVIPLVLIEVQNGEYLGEDDITRFEDDYARQAAIQ, via the coding sequence ATGGTGGCTCAGTCACAAATAGATCCATCCTCTGAGTATGATGCACCGATCGCGGCTGTTGCTCTGGCCTCTGTAGCCGCTACAGAGCTGCGACCTTGGGGATCTTTTACGGTGCTAGAAACCGGGCGCGGCTACAAAATCAAGCGCATCGAAGTGAAGCCCAGTCATCGCTTGAGCCTGCAGATGCACCATCACCGTAGCGAGCACTGGATCGTGGTTTCGGGGACAGCAAAGGTAACTTGCGGAGAGGATGTTCGTATCCTTTATTGTAATCAGTCCACGTATGTTCCGCAGTGTGTGAAGCACCGCTTGGAGAATCCTGGCGTAATTCCACTGGTGCTCATTGAGGTGCAAAACGGTGAATATCTAGGAGAAGACGATATTACTCGCTTCGAAGACGATTACGCCCGTCAAGCAGCTATTCAATAA
- a CDS encoding glycosyltransferase — protein MKIALVHDYLTQRGGAERVFELLCKHYPDADVFTSLYDPQQSIDLGDRPVQTTILQRIPGATKNFRLLAPFYFPAFRALNLQAYDLIISSSTSFAKAVRKRPDAIHICFCHNVTRFLWDTKTYLREFAAYQRFSPLLEQVFRQMREYDLRYSQEPDLYIANSTTVAQRIERVYSKPATVVNYPINSQKFVFCDQKEDFYLVSSRLISYKRIDVIVEAFNWLGWPLVITGDGPERDRLQARALDNITFLGHVSDEERTQLMARARAVIVAALEDYGLVPVEANASGTPVIAYGAGGVLDTQVHGKTGLLFRRQTPGDIHSALLAAQDIPWNYHSIREHALSQFSEEAFFSKVEGAIEQAIQPLRLPQLTEQAAL, from the coding sequence ATGAAGATTGCCCTCGTTCATGACTACTTGACGCAGCGGGGCGGTGCAGAGCGTGTCTTTGAGCTGCTTTGCAAGCATTACCCCGACGCGGATGTTTTTACGTCTCTCTATGATCCCCAGCAGAGTATCGACCTGGGCGATCGCCCGGTCCAGACCACTATTTTGCAGCGGATTCCGGGTGCCACCAAAAACTTTCGTCTCCTGGCTCCCTTCTACTTCCCGGCCTTTCGGGCGCTCAATCTCCAGGCCTATGACCTGATCATCAGCAGCAGCACGAGCTTCGCCAAGGCAGTGCGCAAGCGGCCCGATGCGATCCACATCTGCTTTTGCCACAATGTCACCCGATTTTTGTGGGATACCAAAACCTATCTGCGGGAATTTGCGGCCTACCAGCGCTTCTCTCCCCTGCTAGAACAGGTCTTTCGCCAGATGCGCGAGTATGACCTGCGCTATTCTCAGGAGCCCGATCTCTATATCGCCAACTCGACCACCGTGGCCCAGCGGATTGAGCGGGTCTACAGCAAACCAGCCACCGTGGTGAACTACCCGATCAACAGTCAAAAGTTTGTCTTTTGCGATCAGAAAGAAGATTTTTATCTGGTCTCTTCTCGACTGATTAGCTACAAGCGCATTGACGTGATTGTGGAGGCGTTTAACTGGCTGGGCTGGCCCCTGGTGATCACGGGCGATGGTCCCGAGCGCGATCGCCTTCAGGCCCGCGCCCTCGACAACATCACCTTCTTGGGCCACGTCAGCGATGAGGAGCGCACCCAGCTGATGGCCCGCGCCCGCGCTGTCATCGTGGCCGCCCTCGAAGACTACGGCCTGGTGCCCGTCGAGGCCAACGCCAGCGGCACGCCCGTGATCGCCTACGGCGCGGGCGGCGTCCTCGACACCCAGGTCCACGGCAAAACGGGGCTGCTGTTTCGTCGCCAAACCCCCGGCGATATTCACAGCGCGCTCCTCGCAGCCCAGGACATCCCGTGGAACTATCACAGCATTCGCGAGCACGCCCTCAGCCAGTTTTCTGAGGAGGCTTTTTTCAGCAAGGTGGAAGGGGCCATCGAGCAGGCGATCCAGCCGCTCCGGCTCCCGCAGCTCACTGAGCAAGCCGCGCTCTAG
- a CDS encoding polysaccharide biosynthesis tyrosine autokinase, whose translation MALVPHTPGNFAPHRSPVTDPRWTDSGDSDGGYGQIFAVLARRRLWLLGVFGSVVAAAAGLTFLTTPVYQSSLQLLVESNYQGRDQNGDRASEGQFTDSNVKLDYSTQLQLMKSSQLLQRAVDQLKPTYPDITVGHLKEALIVTQVEDDKTKTKIFEAIYTGDDPEKTQAVLQAVQKVYQDYNREQQELRLSRGLAFINDQLPKVQAEVREAEAALEAFRKNQNLIDPEAQSQTILEALSRTRQEQQTNQAELQATQAQFASLQRQLGRSPQAALLASRLSESTRYQALLNEIQKTEIELAQQRLRFKDASPYVQQVIDKRQRQLALLQQEAQRVLSSTSTGTSSQGDRLLTEGQMGELDLNLAGQLVETQTRLQALQARGRSLSQTEQQLTGELQRFPQLLAEYGRLEPQLQLRRETLQELLKARQELGLEIARGGFDWQVVEEPRTGNQIAPNLQRNLLLGAVAGLMLGAVAAFVREGVDDAVHTSDDLQKQVPLPLLGMIPELPRSVSVAEPTIKLPLRRSETFTTASLEVIHWPPFRESMDLIYQNIQLLNAASPLKSIVVTSALAGEGKSTLAMGLAMSAARLHQRVLLIDADLRRPSLHKQLNLPNDRGLSSLLSGDALFQHGDIQPSGHDSDISVLTAGPTPTDPAKLLSSRRMAELMAMFEQTYDLVVLDAPPVLGMVDAMLAGSFCQGVMLVGRIGQVTRTELGQAAHTLHQLNVIGMIANGATSTAYTPYVGYSAPERLPM comes from the coding sequence ATGGCACTCGTTCCTCACACTCCCGGCAACTTCGCGCCCCATCGCTCTCCCGTCACGGATCCTCGGTGGACCGACTCCGGCGACTCCGACGGTGGCTACGGCCAAATCTTCGCGGTTCTCGCCCGTCGCCGCCTATGGCTCCTGGGCGTCTTTGGCAGCGTGGTGGCGGCCGCCGCTGGCCTGACCTTTCTCACAACCCCTGTCTACCAAAGCTCTTTGCAACTGCTGGTCGAGTCCAACTACCAGGGCCGGGACCAAAACGGCGATCGCGCCTCGGAAGGGCAATTTACCGACTCTAATGTCAAGCTCGACTACTCGACCCAGCTCCAGCTGATGAAAAGCTCCCAGCTGCTCCAGCGGGCCGTGGACCAGCTCAAGCCGACCTATCCCGACATCACCGTGGGCCATCTCAAAGAGGCCCTGATCGTCACCCAAGTCGAGGACGACAAGACCAAAACCAAGATCTTCGAGGCGATCTACACCGGGGACGACCCGGAGAAAACCCAGGCGGTCTTGCAGGCGGTGCAGAAGGTCTACCAGGACTACAACCGAGAGCAGCAGGAGCTGCGGCTGTCGCGGGGTCTGGCCTTTATCAATGACCAGCTGCCCAAGGTGCAGGCGGAGGTGCGGGAGGCAGAGGCCGCCCTCGAGGCCTTCCGCAAAAACCAAAACCTGATCGACCCGGAGGCCCAGTCCCAGACCATTCTGGAAGCCCTCAGCCGCACTCGCCAGGAGCAGCAGACCAATCAGGCCGAGCTCCAGGCGACTCAGGCGCAGTTTGCCTCTCTCCAGCGACAGCTGGGGCGATCGCCCCAGGCGGCCCTCCTGGCTTCCCGCCTGAGCGAATCGACCCGCTATCAGGCCCTGCTCAACGAGATCCAAAAAACCGAGATCGAGCTCGCCCAGCAGCGCCTCCGGTTCAAGGACGCCTCGCCCTATGTCCAGCAGGTGATCGACAAGCGCCAGCGCCAGCTCGCCCTGCTCCAGCAGGAGGCCCAGCGCGTCCTCAGCAGCACCTCGACCGGCACCTCTAGCCAGGGCGATCGCCTACTCACCGAGGGCCAAATGGGCGAGCTGGACCTCAACCTAGCGGGACAGCTCGTCGAAACCCAAACCCGCCTCCAAGCGCTCCAGGCTCGGGGCCGCAGCCTCAGCCAAACCGAGCAGCAGCTCACCGGCGAGCTCCAGCGCTTTCCGCAGCTGCTGGCCGAGTACGGTCGCCTCGAGCCCCAGCTCCAGCTCCGGCGAGAAACCCTCCAGGAACTCCTGAAGGCCCGCCAGGAGCTGGGCCTGGAAATCGCCCGGGGCGGCTTTGACTGGCAGGTGGTCGAGGAGCCCCGCACCGGCAACCAGATCGCCCCCAACCTCCAGCGCAATCTCCTGCTGGGGGCCGTCGCGGGGCTGATGCTGGGCGCTGTGGCGGCCTTTGTGCGCGAGGGGGTCGATGACGCGGTCCACACCTCCGACGATCTCCAGAAGCAGGTGCCGCTGCCCCTGCTGGGCATGATCCCGGAGCTGCCTCGGAGCGTGAGCGTCGCCGAGCCCACCATCAAGCTGCCCCTGCGCCGCAGCGAAACCTTCACTACTGCTTCCCTTGAGGTGATTCACTGGCCGCCCTTCCGGGAGTCGATGGACCTCATCTACCAAAATATCCAGCTGCTCAACGCGGCCTCGCCTCTCAAGTCCATTGTGGTGACCTCGGCCCTCGCCGGGGAAGGCAAATCCACCCTGGCCATGGGGCTGGCCATGAGCGCGGCGCGCCTCCACCAGCGGGTCCTGCTGATTGATGCGGACCTGCGCCGCCCCAGCCTGCACAAGCAGCTCAATTTGCCGAACGATCGCGGTTTGTCGTCACTGCTATCGGGGGATGCCCTGTTCCAGCATGGCGACATCCAGCCCTCGGGGCACGACAGCGACATCTCGGTGCTGACGGCAGGCCCCACGCCCACCGATCCAGCCAAGCTGCTGAGCTCTCGGCGGATGGCGGAGCTGATGGCCATGTTTGAGCAAACCTACGACCTGGTGGTGCTGGATGCGCCGCCGGTGCTGGGCATGGTGGATGCCATGCTGGCGGGCTCGTTTTGTCAGGGCGTGATGCTGGTGGGCCGCATCGGCCAGGTGACGCGCACCGAGCTGGGCCAAGCCGCCCACACCCTCCACCAGCTGAACGTGATCGGCATGATTGCCAATGGCGCGACCAGCACGGCTTATACCCCCTATGTAGGCTACAGCGCGCCCGAGCGGCTGCCCATGTAG
- the hepC gene encoding heterocyst development glycosyltransferase HepC, translating to MNALSLKVQGPLVPVSARDRAPESLPCSLMWRQNQLLVRSPGQSESEMSPHGDRLTECLEHSSVRLISLTPDLGEDQLRLWADASAQAGKTIFLRVPSTPELPNKQAALWWRLKRLSDRLLALVMLVPLAPILLAIATAIAFQSPGPVLFAQWRVGERGRLFRIYKFRTMIVGAEKLHHQVMGHQEGLHKQENDPRVTPLGAWLRKYSLDELPQIFNVLRGEMSFVGPRPWALYDAVRIRPEFQHRLNALPGITGEWQVTARSHLRDLDAVNLCDLEYLKAWSPWRDLKILLMTVPRVLSGFGAY from the coding sequence ATGAATGCATTGTCTTTGAAAGTCCAAGGTCCCTTGGTGCCGGTTTCGGCGCGCGATCGCGCGCCGGAGTCGCTCCCCTGCTCCCTGATGTGGCGCCAAAATCAGCTCTTGGTGCGATCGCCCGGCCAATCAGAGTCGGAAATGTCCCCCCACGGCGATCGCCTGACGGAGTGCCTAGAGCACTCCTCGGTGCGGCTGATCAGCCTGACGCCGGACCTGGGCGAAGACCAGCTGCGGCTGTGGGCCGATGCCAGTGCCCAAGCGGGCAAGACCATCTTTTTGCGGGTGCCCAGCACGCCCGAGCTGCCCAACAAGCAAGCAGCGCTGTGGTGGCGCCTCAAGCGCTTGAGCGATCGCCTGTTGGCCCTGGTGATGCTGGTGCCTTTGGCGCCGATCCTGCTGGCGATCGCGACGGCGATCGCCTTCCAGTCGCCGGGACCAGTGCTGTTTGCCCAGTGGCGCGTCGGTGAGCGGGGCCGCCTGTTCCGCATCTACAAGTTCCGCACCATGATCGTCGGGGCCGAAAAGCTCCACCACCAGGTGATGGGCCACCAAGAGGGGCTGCACAAGCAGGAAAACGACCCCAGAGTGACGCCCCTGGGCGCGTGGCTGCGCAAGTACAGCCTGGACGAGCTGCCCCAGATCTTTAATGTGCTGCGGGGCGAGATGAGCTTTGTGGGTCCGCGGCCCTGGGCGCTGTACGACGCGGTGCGCATTCGCCCCGAGTTCCAGCACCGCCTGAATGCCCTGCCGGGCATCACGGGGGAGTGGCAGGTGACGGCGCGATCGCACCTGCGAGATCTGGATGCGGTGAACCTGTGCGACCTGGAGTACCTCAAGGCCTGGTCCCCCTGGCGTGACCTCAAGATCTTGCTGATGACGGTGCCCCGCGTGCTGTCTGGCTTCGGCGCGTACTAG